GACGTGATGTTTGGCGAGGTGGTCCGGCTCGGCTGCCGCTGAGCGCGGCAGCCGGAAAGGGGTGAACGTAGAAGGCTGAACGCTGAAAGCTGAAGAAGCCGACCGGCGGATACTGTGGCGGAGTCTGGACCTCAGTCCCGCGCTACCTGGAAACGAAGTGGAATCACTGAAGGGGGGCGGCGTGGCGGCGATTGCGGCCGAGCCTGAGTATCTGGACATTATTCCGACACGACGGGCGAGTATCTGGACATTATTCGATAAGTGGCCGAACAAGATCCGGATATAATTGTTGCCCTCGTTCCCTGGGATCGTGGGAGAACGACAACCAGTACGACTACGCCGGGGTAACTCGACGCGAGATGGCTACGCCAGGGGCGGCATCGGGACGCTGAAGGCGGCGGCGATGGCGCGGAGAAGCTCGAACTCGCAGATCCGGACCTGGCCGTCGGCTTGGACGACGTGGGCGGCGGCGGCGAGGGTGCGCTGTTTGATGGGCAGGCTGGCGCCGGCGAGCTTGTCGAGGGCGGCGTCGAACTCGCGGAGCGTGGCGGCGTCGGCCGGGAGAAACGCGAGGCTCGCCTGGATGAGCTTGAGCTGGGCGGCGCCGACGGCGAACGCCTGGGCGGCGGCGGCCGGGTCCTGGGTCGAGGCGCGGGCGAGGACGGAGAGGACGACGGCGATCTCGCGGGTGACGGCGTTGAACGAGTAGATCTGGGTGACGGCGTCGGCGGGCTTGCGGCCGAGGGCGAGGGTCTGGGTGAGCAGCCGCTGCATGGCGTACTCGAAGGCGGTGACCTCGTGATCGGCGTGGACGAGTTCGTCGAGCGTGCCGAGGAACGTGTCGAGATCGGGCGCGGGCGTCTGCCGGAGGGCCGGCAGCGCGATCTGCAGGAGCGGAAGCCGGTGGGCGTCCTCGACCTGGCGGAGCGCGGGGTCGAGTTCCTCGAGGAGCCGGCGGGCGTCGGGGCCGGCGCGCTGGTCGATGACGGCCAGCTGGGTGGTGCGGATGGCGGGTTGATCGCTGAGCAGGAGCCCGTAGAGGAGGACGCGTGCCTCGGCGGGGGAGTGGGCGGCGGAGCGGAGGCGTTCCGGGGTGCGTTCGAGCAGGTCGCGCGCACCGGACAGGTGTTCGGGGGAAAGGGTGCCGATGGCACCGACGGCCGCGAGGGTGTTGGCGGGGGTAAGCGGCGGCGGGACGGCGCTGCGGGCCGCGGGGGCGAGCCCGGCGGTGACAAAGGACTCGCGGCCGACGTCGACCACCTTGGGTGGTTCGAAGAACTTGCCGTCGAACGACGCGTCGATGGCCCGGATACGCTCATCGAGGGGCGGGTGGGTGGCCCAGAGCCCGCCGAAGTTGGAGCGGAACGCCTGGGCGAAGAAGAAGTGGCCGATGGCGGCGCTGCCGTTGGCCTGGACGCTGGACCCGAGGGCGTAGCCGCCGATCTTCTTCAGGGCGCCGGTGATGCCGGCGGGGTTGCGGGTGAACTGGACGGCGGAGGCGTCGGCGAGGAATTCGCGCTGGCGGGAGACGGCGGCTTGGATGAGCCGGCCGAAGAAATAGCCCACATAGCCGATGATCAGGAGGGCGAGCCCCAGGGCGAGGACGACGGCGGCGCCGTTGTTGTTCTTGCCGCGGGATGGCCGGTTGCCGCGCATCGACCAGAGGACGCCCCGGCCGATGACGCCGAGGACGAGGATGCCGAAAATGATGGCGGCAATGCGGAGGTTGAGCCGCATGTCGCCGTTGAGAATGTGGCTGAACTCGTGGCCGACCACCCCCTGCAGTTCGTCACGGTTGAGCTTCTCGAGGGTGCCGCGGGTGACGGCGACCACGGCGTCGGAGGTGGTGAGGCCGGCGGCGAACGCGTTGATGGCCGGCTCCTCGTCGAGGATGTAGACGGCGGGAACGGGCACGCCCGAGGCGATGGCCATTTCCTCGACGACGTTGAGGAGCCGCCGCTCGTTGAGGTCGGTGGTGGCGGAATCGATCCGGCGGCCGCCGACGCTCTCGGCGACGGCGCGGCCGCCGGCGGAGAACTGGGACCACTTGAAGAGCGACCCGAGCCCGACGACGGCGAGCGTGGCAAGGGAGACGCCGACGAAAAGCTGGGGCTGCCAGAACGAGGCCTGGCGGCTGAAGCTGACCTCGTAACCGCGGGTCGAATACGTGTGCGGGTGGCCGATGGTCTGGCCGAGAATGAACCACGTCGCGACGTACATCGCGGCGATGGTGCCGAGGACGGCGAGGATGAAGAGCAGCACGAGCCGGGAGGAGCGCTTCCGGGCGCGGGCCTGGGCCTCGAAGAAATCCATGGCAGAAACGGAAGGACTAGCGGGCGGGGGCGGGCCGCGCGTCGGCGCCGCGGGAGAGATCGGAGATGATGGCGGTGGCGAGCGCGGGCACGACGTTGCCGGCGTACCCATCGATGAGGGCGAGGTTCTGCCAGTACTTGCGGCCGGCGTCGGTGGCGCTGAACGCGAGGGAGGCGGCGCGGTCCGCTGGGGGAAGGGCGTCGTAGAACGCGTTGCGACGGCCGTCGATGTCCGCGGGGGCGAGCGTGCCGGCGGCAATGTCGCGTTCGAGGGCGCGCATGTGCTGGTATTCGCGCCGGCCGATGGCGGTCGCGAGGTAGCCGTTGATCGCCTCCAGTTCCTCCCGGGTGAACCGCGTGGCGATGAAGGTGGCGAGGTGCGTTTCGAAGTCGGAGACGAGCAACCGGTCGCCGATGACGGAAATGAGGGAGTTCTCGCCGGCGGTGGGGTTGTTACCGCGCATGAACGCAAGGTAAGCGGCGCGCTCCCGCGGGAAGCGCTGGTCGAGCTCCAGATGCCGGTAGAGCTGGCGGGCCTCCACGGGTGGCGCGTCGGGCTGCGGGGCGGCCGCCGGGGCGGCGGCCGCAACGTGAAGGCACAGGAGCAGGGGGACGAGCCAACGCATGAGAAAAGGGCGCCGCCGCGGGCGGCGGCGCAGCGTCATTTCACCAGCCGGATCGTGAGCGGATATCGGTAGCACCCGCCATCGGACGCCTTGACCGCCGCGATGATGGCGAGGACGAGGCCGCCGAGGTAGATCGCGACGAGGAGGGGAATGCCGATGACGACGAAGACGAGGAGGCCCGCAACGATCGAGTAGAGGAGGAGCGAGATGTGGAAGTTGAGCGCCTCCTTGGCGTTCTCGGCGATGTACGGGGAGTCATCCTTCATCGCGAGATACACGATGAGCGGGAGGAGAATGGGCACGCCGAAAAAGGCGGAGACGTGGCTGAGGATGGCCCAGACCTTGTCGTGGCCGCTGGGGCGGGACACGGGGATGGGTGGGGGCAGCGGCGTGGAGGCGGCGGGCGGCGGGACCGGGGCGGGATTTGGCTGCGGGGCAGAGTCCATGATACGGGGCGGGAGTTGGCGGATGAAACGGGCGTGGCGGGGCCGGGGAGGGCCGGCCGGGCCGCGCCGCGCAGGGTGTCACTTGAGTCTGAATACAGAGCGCGGCGGGGCGCTCAGGAAAAGCTGACCTTGGGGGCGTTGCGCTCGCTGGGATCCTCGATCTTGAAGAGCTCGGCGGCGGTGAAACCGAACATGCCGGCGAAGACGACGGTCGGGAAGGTTTCGCGCGCCGTGTTGTAGGTCATGACGCTGTCGTTGTAGGCCTGGCGGGCGAACGCGATCTTGTTCTCGGTCGAGGTGAGCTCTTCGGTGAGCTGGGCCATGTTCTGGTTGGCCTTCAGGTCGGGGTACTGCTCGGAGACGACCATGAGGCGCGAGAGGGCGCCGGCGAGGCCGGACTCGGCGGTGACGAGGCTCTTCATCGCGTTGGCGTCGGCCGGATTGGCGGCGGCCGACTGCGACGCGGCATAGGCGATGTTGCGGGCCTTGATGACGTTCTCGAGCGTCTCGCGCTCGTGTTTCAGGTAGCCCTTGGCGACCTCGACCAGGTTGGGGATGAGGTCGTAGCGGCGCTTGAGCTGGACGTCGATCTGGGCGAAGGCGTTTTTGAACCGGTTGCGCAGGCCGACGAGGCGGTTGTAGATGCCGGCGATCCAGAGGCCGATCACCAGCGCGAGGGCGAGAAGGACGCCGAGGACGATGAGGGAGGCAGTCATCATGGTGTGGTGGTTTTGCGAAACGAAATTGCGATGGAGTCTGCGGGCTGACGGATGATGCGCGAGTTCGAAGCACTTACAACGCGATTGATTGTTTCCAGCGCCGTGGGCATGGTGGCGCGGTGGTGACTGGTTACCGAAAATACGTGGGCTGGATGGCGGTCCTGGTGGTGGCGGGTGCGGGGCTGGCGGGCGGGGCGGAAGCGCCGCGGCCAGCGGTGCGCGCGAGTGTCAGCGCGACCCCGTTGAACGCGCCCGTGCCGCTGGCGGGGCCGGGGGCGACCGCGGCCGTTTCGGCCGGAAATGCCATGGCGTCGCTGGCGGCGGCGCAGCGGGCGCAGGAGCTCGGGTTGGCGTCGATCGCGGTGGCCCTTTACGAGCAACTGGTGGCGCTGCCCGGGGCGGATCGGGCGGCGTTGAGCCTGCCGCTGGCGTCGGCGCTGCTGGACGCGGGGCGGGCGGCGGAGGCGGAGCGGGTGTTGCAGGCGGCGCCGGGGGGGCGTGGACCGGAGTGGCGGCTGCGGCTGGGGCTCGCGGCGGCGCAACAGCGGAATTTCGGGCTGGCGGCGGAGCAGGTGAACCAGATCAACGTCGACCAGCTGACGCGGCCGGACCGGGCGTGGTTCTGGTTCCTGCAGGCAGTGCTGGCGGACACGGCGACGCCGCCGGATAGCACGCGGGCGAACGAAGGGTACAACCGGGCGCAGGCCGAGGCGCCGACGGACCTGGCGCGGGCGACATTCCTGGCGGCGGGCCTGCGGGTGAAGCTGCAGTTGCGCAGCTACACGGCGGCCGAGGTGCAGCAGGCGCGCGACAATTACGAGCGGCTGGCACGCAGCGGGCTGCAGCAGGCGTATTCGTTTGGCGAGACGTACGCGGTGATGCGGACGGCGGCGGGCGAGCGCAACGAGGCGGTGCGGTTCCTGCAGGAGCTGTTGATGCGGATCCCGGCGACGGAGCGGACGCACAACGACGAAGTACGGCGGCTGCTCGGGCTGATCGGCGACCGCGCGCGGGGTGGGGCGGGCCGGAACGCGCTGAACCAGTTGCTGGCCACCGGGAGCACGCCGGATTACCAGCGACAGGCGCTACAGTTGCTGGCGCATGATTCGACGCGGGAGCCGGAGCGCGGATTGTTCCGGCAGGAGGTCGACGCGCTGCTGCGGGCGAAGCCGAAGTCGGCGGTGTACGACAGCCTCCTGCTGATGCGTGCGAACCTCGCGCTGGAAGACAACGACTATGCCGTCGCCGAGGGCCGGGCGAACGAGTTGAAGGACAGCTACCCCGGGTCGAGCCTGCGGCCCCATGCGTTCGTGGTTCTGGCAACCTCGGCGTGGGAGCAGCGCCGGTACCGGCTGGCGGCGGACAATGCGCGGCTGGCCCGCGAGGCCCTGGCGGAGAGTCCGGCGGCGCGGTCGCCGCGCGAGGCGCCGGTGGTGACGCAACAGGTGGCGCAATTGCGCGTGCTCGAGGCGGAGGCGCGGTTTCGGGCCGGCGATTTCCGGCTGGCCGGCGACACGTATGCGGCGGCGGTGCAAAATCCACCGGCGGGGATCGCCGTGGGCGAGCTGATGTTCCAGCGCGTGCTGGCGGCGATCAAGGCGGACCAGGATGACCCGAAGGCGGACCTGGCGCGGATTGTGGACGAGTTGGTCGCGGATCCGCGTTTTGACGCGCAGAACCGCTGGGAGGCGGAGTGGAGCCTGGCCCGCGGCCTGAAGATGCAGCGGCGGACGGAAGAGGCGCTGGCGCGGGTCACGGCGTTGCTGGACTCCCCGCAGGCGAACGCCGCGGAGCTGACGCCGGAGCTGCGGGCGCGCATGACGTGGCTGCAGTCGCGCCTGGCGTTCGAGGCGAACCGGCCTGAGCTGACGCTGCAGCTGGGGGCGAAGCTCGCGGCGGCGACGGCGGGGCTGCCGCCGGCGCTGCGCACCGAAATGGCGAGCACGGCCGCGCTGTTGAAGGCCGAGGCGGAGTTCCGGCTCGACCGCCGTGACGACGCGCTGAAGACGCTCGCGCAGCTGCGCGCCGATTTCCCGGAATCGGACGCGGCGATCTATTCGTATCTGGTGGCGGCGGCGTATTACGCGGACCGCGACAAGATCCAGGAGGCGCAGACCGTGTTGCGGGACCTGATCGAGAACCCGCGGTATGCGCAAAGTGATTACGTGCCGTACGCGCTGTTCCAGCAGGCAATTCTCTTTGAGCGGCTCGGCCAGCCGAAGGATCTGCGCGAGGCGAACGACCGGATCGAGGCGCTCGTGAAGCGGGACAGCCCGCCGGCGCCGGCGGAGCTGGTGTTCGCGGCGCGGCTGAAGCAGGGCGACCTCCTGCGCACGCTGAATGAGTTTCCGCAGGCGCAGCTCGCCTACGAGGATCTGGTCAACAACCCGAAGTACGTGCAACGGCCCGACGTGATGGTGGCCAAGCTGCGCCTTGCCGAGTGTCACAACGCCCAGTCCTCAACGGACCCCTCGGGTTCGCATGCGGACCTGGCGCAATCGATGTTCGAGGAGCTGCTATACCGCGTCGCCGCGCCGGCGGAGGTGCGGATCGAGGCCGGCTACAACCTCGGCAAGCTGCTCGAGCGGCGCGGGCAGTTCGACCGGGCGCGGGACGTGTGGTGGCGGGACGTGATCAAGCCCTTCCTGGTGGATGCCGAGCCCGGGGCGGCGATGCGGGCGACGCAGCCTTATTGGCTGGCGCGCACGCTGCTCGACTTGGGCGCCCTGCTGGAGCAGCGCGAGCTGACGGACGAGGCGCGGCGCGTGTACGTGTTGTTGCGCGACAGCCGGCTCGGCTACGCGGAGAGCATCGCGCGCGAGCAGTTGCAGCGGCTGGGCGTGCCGGCGGCGCCGGCGCAACCTTGAGTTTCCCGGGCGCCTTCGGACTTCCCGCGGCGCGCCCCAATCGCTATCCCCTCCACTCACATGGCCGGCATTGACCTCAACCTTTTCGCCCACGGCGGGCCGATGATCTGGGTGCTCCTGGTGCTCGGGTTTATCGCCCTGATGCTCTTCATCGAGCGCATGCTGTTCCTGCATCGCGGGCAGATCCGGACCAAGGCCTTCCTGGACGGCATCAAGAACATCCTGGGCAAGCGCCGGTTGATCGAGGCGCTGACGGTCTGCGAGGAGACGCCGGGGCCGGTGGCGGCGGTGGTGAAGGCGGCGTTGCTGCATGCCGACGACGACGCGGAGACGATGCGTTTCCATGTGCAGGAGGCGGCGATCGTGGAACTGCCGGCGCTCGAACGCCGGGTGCACGCGATCGCGGCGATCGGGCAGGTGGCGCCGCTGGTGGGCCTGCTGGGCACGGTGCTGGGGTTCGTGACGACGTTCGTGGCCTACCAGAAAGGTGGCAACTACGTGTCGGCCACCGCGCTGTCGGCGGGGCTGTGGCAGTCGCTGCTGGCGACGGCGGGCGGCCTGATGCTGGCGATCCCGGCGCACCTGGGATATCACTTCCTCTCCGGCCGCGTGCGGGCGATCGTGCGCGACGTGGAATGGAGTGGTAACGAGATCATGAAGTATCTGCTGACCGAATACCGCGGCGTGTCCCCGGGCGGGGGCGGGGTGGAGAAGGCGAAATGATCGCGCGGCCCCTGAACCTCTCGACCCGGTTGCGGCCGGAGCCCCGCAGCTACGACGTGCTGTTTTACGTGAACGTGGCGCTGCTGGCATTCTACTTCGTGCTCTTCGGCTCGCGCTTTGTGGTTTCGCCGGGGCTGGGGGTGGGCTTTGCGTTGCCGGAGGTGCCAGGCGCGAATGCCGACCCGCGGCCGACCACGCACGTAATCTCGGTGGTGAACGCCGGGCAGATCTTTGTGGGCGACGGCCTGCGGAGCATGGAGCAGCTGCAGGAGTGGCTGACCACCCAGGCGACAACTGAGCGCCGGCAGACGGGGCGGATGCCCGTGCTGCTGGTGCGCTCGAGCGCGGAGGTGCCGGCGGCAATATTGGCGAGAATCGTGGGCATGGCGCATGGGGCGGGTTTCCAGGTGACGCTCGCGGCGGAGGATCCGGTGCGGACCGGCGGAGGGAGCTGACATGTCGCAGTCGGGTACGAAGCGCCGCTGGTTGATCGCGGCCGCGGGGGCGGCGACGGTCCTGGCGGTCGTGTTGTCGCTGTTTCGCCTACCAGTCGTGGTGGCGCAGCCGCTGCCGAAGCCGGCGCGACCGGCCGTGGTCCTGGCCCCCGGCCATGCGGACGAACTGGCGATGCGCGATCTGACACCGCTGTTTCTGCCCACGCGCTACAGCGCGGCGGCGAGCCAGTCGGGGGCGCGCGAGCCGGGCAGCGGGTTTGTCGATCGGGATGCGTTGCGGTTGAAGTTTGCGGAGGATAACCCGGCGCTGCCGCCCCCGCCATCGGTGCCGGTGCCGGCAAACCCGACCGAGGCGCTCCGCGTGATGCCGGTTCCGCTGGCGTATGGGTTCGGCCGTACCGACGCCGACCTGCCGGCGCAGGCGCCCCGTGGCGCCATGGTCGACGTCTTTGCGAGCGATGACATAAAGAGCGATGGCCCTGTGCTTTCCGTGCTGGTGCCCGTGGAGGACCGCCCGCCTGGAGTGACGGGAAAGCTACCGGGGTGGCAGCCCATGGAGTTTCAGGCGGCGATCGAATCTACCGGACTGGTTGGTGCGCTGATTCTGACCCGAGGCTCAGGCGTGCAGGAAGTTGACGCTCACTTTAAGAATTTTCTCGCCGAGGCATTCCGGCTTGGTGATCGTTTACCCCCTGGCTTCTACCGGATTGTGGTTGGGCCCTAGTTTTTCAGGGTTTGTATGACTTTGCTGTTGACGGTGGAAAACCGGGGCTGCACGTTCTTCGCTCTTTTTCGTTTTTTGGCACTCCCTTACTCTGCCCAGATAGCTCAGTTGGTAGAGCACCCCCTTGGTAAGGGGGAGGTCGTCGGTTCAAGTCCGATTCTGGGCTCCAGGGTACCAAAAACACGTCGGCTCCGGCTTCTCCGACGCTAACTGAGAGGCAATTTTCCATCCACCCAATCAAACGTCTTAACTCACATGGCTAAAGGCACATTCGAACGCAAGAAACCGCACGTGAACGTCGGCACGATCGGTCACATCGATCATGGCAAGACCACGTTGACGGCCTCGATCCTCGCCTGTCAGGCGCGCAAGGGTCTCGCTGAGCTGAAGTCCTATTCGGACATCGCGAAGGGTGGCACGGTGCGTGATGCGACCAAGACGGTGACGATCGCGGTGGCGCACGTGGAATACGAGTCGGACAAGCGTCACTACGCTCACGTCGACTGCCCCGGACACGCTGACTTCGTGAAGAACATGATCACCGGCGCGGCGCAGATGGACGGCGCGATCCTGGTGGTCTCCGCGGCGGATGGCCCGATGCCCCAGACGAAGGAGCACGTGCTCCTCGCCCGTCAGGTTGGTGTGCCGAAGATCGTCGTCTTCCTGAACAAGGTCGACCTGATCGACGACAAGGACCTCCTCGACCTCGTCGAAGAAGAGATCCGCGACCTCCTGAGCAAGTACCAGTTTGACGGCAAGAACGCGAAGATCGTCCGTGGCTCCGCCACTGCCGCGATGGAAGGCAAGCCCGAGGGCGAGGCCGCCATTGCCGAGCTGATGAACGCGATCGATTCCGAGATCCCGGAGCCGGTCCGCGAGATGGACAAGCCGTTCCTGATGTCCGTCGAAGACGTCTTCTCGATCACCGGCCGCGGCACTGTTGCCACGGGTCGTATCGAGCGCGGCGTGGTCAAGCTGAACGACACGGTCGAGATCGTTGGCCTGCGCGACACCAGCACGACCGTCGTGACCGGCATCGAAATGTTCCGCAAGCTGCTCGATAGCGGCCAAGCCGGTGACAATGTCGGCCTGCTCCTCCGTGGCGTCGACAAGGACGGCATCGAGCGCGGTCAGGTCATCGCGGCGCCGAAGTCGATCACCCCGCACAAGAAGGCCAAGGCCGAAATCTACGTCCTCTCCAAGGACGAGGGTGGCCGCCACACGCCGTTCTTCACGGGCTATCGTCCGCAGTTCTACTTCCGCACGACGGACGTGACGGGCGTTGTGCATCTGCCGAAGGGCGTCGAAATGATCATGCCGGGTGACAACATCACGGTCGATATCGAGCTGATCTCGCCGATCGCGATGGAGAAGACCCAGAAGTTCGCCATCCGCGAAGGTGGTCGCACCATTGGTGCCGGCCGCGTTACGGAGATCGTCGAATAAGCCCAGAACCCTGTTTCAGTCGACCGCCGAGGCCCTTGACGGGGCCTCGGCTGCGTCGTCTAAACCGACTTTCCACAGGCGTGTAGCTCAATTGGTAGAGTAGCGGTCTCCAAAACCGTCGGTTGGGGGTTCGAGTCCCTCCGCGCCTGCCAAATCTCTGATCCATGAAAAATCCGTTCAGCCGAGTCCGTATCTTCGCCCGCGAAACCAAAGACGAGTTGCTCAAATGCTCGTGGCCGACGCGCGCGGAACTCCGCGACTCGACGGTCGTCGTGATCGTCGCCATTGCGATCCTGGGCGTCTTCACGATGGTCAGCGATTTCTCGCTGCTGCAGGTCGTTGATCTCTTCACCTCGTGGGTCAGCTAACCTCTTCCTCGATGGCCGCCCAAACATCCGCCCCCGCCGGGGCCCAGTGGTTCGCGCTGCACACGCTCTCCGGCCAGGAGGGCAAGGTGAAGCTCTACATCGAGAAGTTCAAAAAGGCGGAGGAGCTCGACGATTTCATCTTCGAGGTCCTGCTCCCGACCGAGGTCGTCTCGGAGGTGAAGAGCGGCAAGAAGTCGACGAAGGTCCGCAAGCTCTATCCCGGCTACGTTTTCATCCAGGCGAGGCTGTACGACGAGAATCACAAGCTCATCAACAAGCCCTGGTACTTCCTGAAGGAGACCACGGGTGTGATCGGGTTCGTCGGTGGCGATCGTCCGGCCGCCCTGCGGCAGTCCGAAATCGACGAAATCTACGCCCGCATCGAGGCGGCCAGCGGCAAGGAAGTGCCGAAGGTGCAGTACTCGGTGGGCGAGGAGGTCAAGATCACCGACGGGGCCTTCGCCTCGCTGACGGGCCGGATCGACGAGATCGATCCGGAACGCGGCAAGCTGAAAATTTCCGTTTCCATTTTCGGCCGGTTCACGCCGGTTGAACTCGAGTACTGGCAAGTCCAGCGCGCCGCCGAGTAATTACACGATATATGATTTACGATTTATGATTTCCCGCCGCCTCTCGGAAATTCGAAATCGGAATCACTCGCGCGAAATCCAAATCATAAATCGTTCAATCATAATCCTGATCCGTTTCTAACATGGCCAAGAAGATCCAAGGTTACATTCGCCTTCAACTGCCGGCTGGTGCCGCTAACCCGGCTCCCCCGGTGGGTCCCGCGCTCGGTGCGCAGGGCGTGAACATCATGGCGTTCTGCAAAGAATTTAACGCCAAGACGAAGGACCAAAACGGGATGATTCTGCCCGTGGTCATCACGGTTTACACCGACAAGAGCTTCACGTTCATCCTCAAGTCGCCGCCGGCGTCCGTGCTGCTGAAGAAGGCTGCGAATATCGCGAGCGGCTCCGGCAAGCCCAATGTCGACAAGGTCGGCAAGGTGACGAAGAAGCAGCTGCTGGAAATCTATAACATCAAGAAGGCCGACCTGAATGCCAAGGACCCTGAGGCAGGCATCAAGGTGATCGCCGGCACCGCCCGCAACATGGGCATCGAGGTCGTCGACTGACGCCGCCGCGCGCAACTGGGGAAGGGTGGGCAGATTCCACCCTTTCCGAGGTTGCATGCCGGCCCGGTCGTTTTCGTTTTCGTCCGCAACCATCCCGCGGGAGGCCCACCGGCCGTTCGCACCGCAAGGAGCAAAAATGCCAAAGAAGCACAGCAAACGCTACACCAGCGGCATCAAAGTCGCTGATCTCGCCAAGGAATATCCGCTCAAGGAAGCGGTGGAGATCCTGGCCAAGTTCCCGAAAGCCAAGTTCGACGAGACGGTCGAGCTTTCGTTCCGCCTCGGCGTCGACGCGACGTCCGGCGAGCAGAACGTCCGTGGCACCACACCGCTGCCGAACGGCTCGGGCAAGAAGGTCCGCGTGCTCGTCTTCACCGACGATGCCCAGAAGGCGCTGGCTGCCGGCGCTGACTTCGCCGGCCTGCAGGAGATGATGCAGAAGATCAACGGCGGCTGGCTCGACTTCGACGTCGCGATCGCGACG
The Opitutus sp. ER46 DNA segment above includes these coding regions:
- the secE gene encoding preprotein translocase subunit SecE — translated: MKNPFSRVRIFARETKDELLKCSWPTRAELRDSTVVVIVAIAILGVFTMVSDFSLLQVVDLFTSWVS
- the nusG gene encoding transcription termination/antitermination protein NusG, translating into MAAQTSAPAGAQWFALHTLSGQEGKVKLYIEKFKKAEELDDFIFEVLLPTEVVSEVKSGKKSTKVRKLYPGYVFIQARLYDENHKLINKPWYFLKETTGVIGFVGGDRPAALRQSEIDEIYARIEAASGKEVPKVQYSVGEEVKITDGAFASLTGRIDEIDPERGKLKISVSIFGRFTPVELEYWQVQRAAE
- the rplA gene encoding 50S ribosomal protein L1, with protein sequence MPKKHSKRYTSGIKVADLAKEYPLKEAVEILAKFPKAKFDETVELSFRLGVDATSGEQNVRGTTPLPNGSGKKVRVLVFTDDAQKALAAGADFAGLQEMMQKINGGWLDFDVAIATTEAMKQVRTLARVLGPKGLMPNPKAGTVTDDVAAGIKAVKAGRVEFKMDKTANIGVGVGKRSFTPAQILENAQTVLEAVGKAKPNTFKGGQFIKSLTLSSSMSPAVKVAATEFSKY
- the tuf gene encoding elongation factor Tu, yielding MAKGTFERKKPHVNVGTIGHIDHGKTTLTASILACQARKGLAELKSYSDIAKGGTVRDATKTVTIAVAHVEYESDKRHYAHVDCPGHADFVKNMITGAAQMDGAILVVSAADGPMPQTKEHVLLARQVGVPKIVVFLNKVDLIDDKDLLDLVEEEIRDLLSKYQFDGKNAKIVRGSATAAMEGKPEGEAAIAELMNAIDSEIPEPVREMDKPFLMSVEDVFSITGRGTVATGRIERGVVKLNDTVEIVGLRDTSTTVVTGIEMFRKLLDSGQAGDNVGLLLRGVDKDGIERGQVIAAPKSITPHKKAKAEIYVLSKDEGGRHTPFFTGYRPQFYFRTTDVTGVVHLPKGVEMIMPGDNITVDIELISPIAMEKTQKFAIREGGRTIGAGRVTEIVE
- a CDS encoding MotA/TolQ/ExbB proton channel family protein, translating into MAGIDLNLFAHGGPMIWVLLVLGFIALMLFIERMLFLHRGQIRTKAFLDGIKNILGKRRLIEALTVCEETPGPVAAVVKAALLHADDDAETMRFHVQEAAIVELPALERRVHAIAAIGQVAPLVGLLGTVLGFVTTFVAYQKGGNYVSATALSAGLWQSLLATAGGLMLAIPAHLGYHFLSGRVRAIVRDVEWSGNEIMKYLLTEYRGVSPGGGGVEKAK
- the rplK gene encoding 50S ribosomal protein L11, which translates into the protein MAKKIQGYIRLQLPAGAANPAPPVGPALGAQGVNIMAFCKEFNAKTKDQNGMILPVVITVYTDKSFTFILKSPPASVLLKKAANIASGSGKPNVDKVGKVTKKQLLEIYNIKKADLNAKDPEAGIKVIAGTARNMGIEVVD
- a CDS encoding M48 family metallopeptidase; the protein is MDFFEAQARARKRSSRLVLLFILAVLGTIAAMYVATWFILGQTIGHPHTYSTRGYEVSFSRQASFWQPQLFVGVSLATLAVVGLGSLFKWSQFSAGGRAVAESVGGRRIDSATTDLNERRLLNVVEEMAIASGVPVPAVYILDEEPAINAFAAGLTTSDAVVAVTRGTLEKLNRDELQGVVGHEFSHILNGDMRLNLRIAAIIFGILVLGVIGRGVLWSMRGNRPSRGKNNNGAAVVLALGLALLIIGYVGYFFGRLIQAAVSRQREFLADASAVQFTRNPAGITGALKKIGGYALGSSVQANGSAAIGHFFFAQAFRSNFGGLWATHPPLDERIRAIDASFDGKFFEPPKVVDVGRESFVTAGLAPAARSAVPPPLTPANTLAAVGAIGTLSPEHLSGARDLLERTPERLRSAAHSPAEARVLLYGLLLSDQPAIRTTQLAVIDQRAGPDARRLLEELDPALRQVEDAHRLPLLQIALPALRQTPAPDLDTFLGTLDELVHADHEVTAFEYAMQRLLTQTLALGRKPADAVTQIYSFNAVTREIAVVLSVLARASTQDPAAAAQAFAVGAAQLKLIQASLAFLPADAATLREFDAALDKLAGASLPIKQRTLAAAAHVVQADGQVRICEFELLRAIAAAFSVPMPPLA
- a CDS encoding DUF4870 domain-containing protein, which gives rise to MSRPSGHDKVWAILSHVSAFFGVPILLPLIVYLAMKDDSPYIAENAKEALNFHISLLLYSIVAGLLVFVVIGIPLLVAIYLGGLVLAIIAAVKASDGGCYRYPLTIRLVK
- a CDS encoding LemA family protein, which gives rise to MTASLIVLGVLLALALVIGLWIAGIYNRLVGLRNRFKNAFAQIDVQLKRRYDLIPNLVEVAKGYLKHERETLENVIKARNIAYAASQSAAANPADANAMKSLVTAESGLAGALSRLMVVSEQYPDLKANQNMAQLTEELTSTENKIAFARQAYNDSVMTYNTARETFPTVVFAGMFGFTAAELFKIEDPSERNAPKVSFS